A section of the Deltaproteobacteria bacterium genome encodes:
- a CDS encoding response regulator, translating to MNEQTSNILLVENEKAHIELVDRAFKSCTGKFRLRVAKSLKEALDFLTEFEFDLVIAKLFLPDGLGTELIKEERRVPLVLIICHGDEQVAEEAMKAGALDYVVKSEVTLADMPHIAGRALREWNYIIERKRMAEELRKSEQKYRHLVYEIGEVIFIADTETGIILDTNRQAELLLGRTRDEIIGMSQTELHPADKVKEYREKFKTHIEQGHAADYDGEIVRKDGRVVPVAINAAVTSLNKKQVIIGLFRDITEFKRVEGALRESEEKYRKFVETLPDMVFRLRVFRPDTAFEEQEKIMNGINEIRRADENTLDEVVTKVIDQLLPFVDGTIIDSNQMATNLLGYSLDRLGSITMADIIAPEYFDLALKNMLKIFAQESQARLEYELITADKKRVATSINARLIEREFPFIIHGVVRDTTEHKRLEAQLRQAHKMEGIGTLAGGIAHDFNNLLMGIQGNASLVLLDLDPNHEHYEKLMTIKGLVKSGTGLTRQLLGFARGGKYEAKPTDLNELVARSSRMFSRTQKELRIHQKYQENTWTVEVDQGQIEQVLLNLYVNAWQAMPGGGDLYLDTENVTLDKSYIKPFHVEPGRYVKISVSDTGVGMDEATIQRIFEPFFTTKEMGRGTGLGLASAYGIVKNHGGIINVYSEKGEGTTFNIYLPASEKEVIEERKLPEELVKGEETVLLVDDEDIIIDVGSKMLERLGYKILLARNGKEAAELYWKNKEKIDLVILDMIMPGMSGGETYNHLVRINPNVKVLLSSGYSINEQATEILERGCSGFIQKPFNLETLSQKMREILDAA from the coding sequence ATGAACGAACAAACAAGCAATATCTTGCTTGTTGAAAATGAGAAAGCCCATATTGAGCTGGTGGACCGTGCCTTTAAGTCCTGCACCGGGAAATTTCGCCTCAGAGTGGCAAAGAGTCTGAAGGAGGCCCTGGATTTTTTAACGGAGTTTGAGTTTGATCTTGTTATTGCCAAACTGTTTTTACCTGACGGCCTGGGGACGGAATTAATAAAAGAAGAGCGCCGTGTTCCATTGGTGTTGATAATTTGCCACGGAGACGAGCAGGTGGCTGAGGAGGCGATGAAAGCCGGCGCCTTGGATTACGTAGTCAAGTCTGAGGTTACCCTGGCCGATATGCCTCACATCGCCGGGCGCGCTCTGCGTGAATGGAATTACATCATTGAACGCAAGCGCATGGCAGAGGAATTACGCAAGTCGGAACAGAAGTATCGCCATCTGGTTTATGAAATAGGTGAGGTGATTTTTATCGCTGACACGGAGACAGGCATTATTTTGGATACTAACAGGCAAGCTGAGTTGCTCCTAGGGCGAACCCGTGATGAAATTATAGGTATGTCGCAGACTGAACTTCACCCGGCTGATAAGGTTAAGGAGTATCGAGAAAAGTTCAAGACGCACATCGAACAAGGACATGCTGCAGATTATGACGGTGAGATAGTGAGGAAGGATGGCCGAGTTGTTCCGGTAGCAATCAATGCAGCCGTTACCAGCTTGAACAAGAAACAGGTTATTATAGGTCTCTTCCGCGATATTACTGAGTTCAAGCGGGTTGAGGGGGCCTTGCGGGAAAGTGAAGAAAAATACAGGAAATTCGTGGAAACATTACCTGACATGGTTTTCAGGCTGAGAGTCTTCAGGCCGGATACCGCCTTTGAAGAGCAAGAGAAAATAATGAACGGTATTAATGAGATAAGGCGAGCAGATGAAAACACTCTCGATGAAGTTGTAACGAAAGTTATTGATCAACTGCTTCCGTTCGTAGATGGAACAATAATAGATTCCAACCAAATGGCCACAAATCTACTGGGGTATTCGCTTGACCGGTTGGGGAGTATCACCATGGCAGATATTATTGCTCCTGAATATTTTGATCTAGCCCTAAAAAATATGCTGAAAATATTTGCGCAAGAAAGTCAGGCCAGATTGGAATATGAGTTAATCACTGCGGATAAAAAGAGAGTTGCTACAAGTATCAACGCCAGGCTGATAGAACGAGAATTCCCTTTTATTATTCACGGGGTTGTGAGAGATACCACCGAGCACAAGCGCCTTGAAGCTCAACTCCGGCAGGCCCATAAAATGGAAGGAATCGGCACACTGGCCGGCGGTATCGCCCATGACTTCAACAATCTGCTTATGGGCATTCAGGGAAACGCTTCTTTGGTTCTTTTAGATCTTGATCCGAATCATGAGCATTATGAGAAATTAATGACCATAAAAGGCCTAGTCAAAAGCGGAACGGGTCTCACCAGGCAGCTTTTAGGCTTTGCCAGGGGCGGAAAATATGAGGCAAAGCCGACTGACCTGAATGAACTGGTAGCTAGGAGTTCCAGGATGTTCAGTCGCACCCAAAAAGAGTTAAGAATTCACCAGAAGTATCAGGAGAACACCTGGACGGTAGAAGTAGATCAGGGGCAGATTGAGCAGGTGCTTTTAAACCTTTATGTCAATGCCTGGCAAGCCATGCCTGGCGGGGGGGATCTGTATCTTGACACAGAAAATGTAACGCTCGATAAGTCCTATATTAAGCCCTTTCATGTGGAACCGGGCAGATATGTGAAGATTTCTGTCTCAGATACTGGCGTGGGCATGGATGAGGCGACCATCCAAAGGATATTTGAGCCGTTCTTTACCACCAAAGAGATGGGCCGGGGAACAGGGTTAGGGCTTGCCTCGGCTTACGGGATTGTCAAGAATCATGGGGGTATCATAAATGTTTACAGTGAAAAGGGGGAAGGAACCACATTTAACATCTACCTGCCAGCATCTGAAAAGGAAGTAATCGAAGAAAGGAAGCTGCCTGAAGAGCTCGTAAAGGGAGAAGAGACCGTTCTTCTGGTGGACGATGAGGATATCATTATTGACGTTGGGTCAAAGATGCTGGAAAGATTGGGTTACAAGATCCTGCTGGCAAGAAATGGAAAAGAGGCTGCCGAACTTTACTGGAAAAACAAGGAAAAGATTGATCTAGTCATTCTGGATATGATCATGCCTGGCATGAGCGGTGGTGAAACTTACAACCATCTCGTCAGGATCAACCCAAATGTAAAGGTTCTTCTTTCCAGCGGATACAGCATCAATGAACAGGCAACCGAAATACTGGAACGGGGCTGCAGCGGCTTTATCCAGAAGCCGTTCAATCTAGAGACGCTGTCACAGAAAATGAGGGAAATTCTGGATGCTGCGTAA